A region of the Vibrio tubiashii genome:
AAGCAGTCGAGCAAGGCTCGGGTCTTCAATTTGGCCTTGATGGATGTTTAAACGTTCAGCATGACTAGGGTGCTGGTGTCCAAATTGGCCTAAGGCGCGTCGAACAAGAGTCAGTTCCTGTTCGAAATATCTTAATAACGGATCACTCATAACTGTCCTCCGCCATTAGTGTTCTTAAATCATTCAGTGAAATTTTTGAGTCAAATACCAACTCGGTTTCTCCTTGAGTGGTTTTGGCTTTTGCAACGATGTTAAAGGCAATGGCGTTTTCATTTTCTTTGCGCTCTCCGAGTTCAACCATCACATTGGTTAATCTTGGCTCGAAGTGTTTAATGTAACTTTCTAATCGAAGTGCAAGTTGCGCTTGATCTAAGCTAGCGCTCAGTAGCTGCACGTCTTCAATGCCATAACGAAAGTTAGAGCGCTGCAGTTCAATAAATCGGTCGTCTATCTCAAGTAGAGATGCCTCTGACTCAAGTAGCTTGGTCAGGTTGTACTTGATGTCTTCAATGTCATCATTAGGACCTGAGTTTTCGTGAGGCTGAACAAAGGTTTTCCAGAAACTCATTACGCCACCTCATCCAGTTCAGTTGTCAGGACCACTTCACCAGTGAAATGGTCGTACTGGTATTGGGGAACGATACGTAAAGTGCAAGAAAAGCTGCCTTTATGATGTGGCGACTCTGTAACACTGATCTTGGCGAAGCTCAGCGGGTATTTAGACAATGTTTCTTCATTGGCAAATGAGACGTTGCTGGAGAATTTTTCAATCCAATGCGTTAAGAAAAGCTCACATTCTGATGCGGTATTGAAACTACCAATCATTTCTCTCACTTGTACCTTTAAGTAGTGAGCGATGCGGCAGGACATGAGGCTGGTTTGGATCTGTGTAAGCACTTTCTCGTTATCGGTTTGAGAGTGACTTTGCCAAATCGAATTGTTGCCATTGAAGTAAAACTTTTCGCTCAGGGCACTCTTAGTCAAAGGAATAAAACCGTTCTGAGCATAAAAAGTCGAAATTTGACCAAACAAAACCACATCAGTTTCAGGACGAGATAAAAACTGGCTATCGTGATGCTCTAAATTAACCAAAGCCCCTTGAGCTTTATCGTTCCAGCGAGACTTCAAAAAACCGAACCAGTTTACTCGATGGTGTTCTCTCATCATGGTAGCCGCAAAAGCGAACGCGGCATTGCCCCAAAGTCCTTGACCAGCTTCATTGTAGATAAAGCCCACTTTGGCATTCTTGTAGCAGTTACGCATACGAATGGAAGGCATGACTAAGCCAACAAATTTAGACGACGCTTTCTGTCTTAGCTCTTGCCAAGGTTTGTAGTCCTCTCCTGTAAGGATTTTTTCAATTCGGTTGGTATCTGATAACCAATCCGCAGTCGGTTGGACAAAAAATTGCTCATCAGGAGAAAAAAGCATAGGGCATAGCGTGACTTCACCTAACTTTCCTAACAGTTCTAAGGTGAATAAGTCGTCATAGTCCGCATCAAAATCCATATCAAGCGAGATTTTGTGGGTAAAAACAATGCTACCAAATGGGTGCCCGCCTAAAGTGTTTAGCTCTTTGTTACCAATTTTGTTGTAAAGCTCAGATCCTTTGATGGTATAGGCTTGGTTGACGTCGTTTGATATCTCGGACCAATCCATATCAAGCAATTTGAGTTTAGTTCGTTGCTTGTTAACGGGTAGCTTGGCTAAGCCTTCAAGCCCGAGCCAACTACCATGAAGAGTCTCGAAATCATTGTGGTGCAGAATCTCATCAAGCTGCTTTGAAATACCGCTGTCTAGTTCGGTGATCAACTGGGCGAGAAAAACCGTTAAACGTCCTTTACTGGTGAGTGCTTCCGGAGCAATCTCAGACAGCAGAGATAGCGACTCTTTCAAAAAGTCGTTGTCTGTGGTGTCTAATCCGGCAAAATTCCGTTGCCATTCTGAATCGATGTTCAAATTCATCATGTCCTGAGAATAGAGAAAGAATAGGCCGGACAAGTCCGGCCTGATTTCTGATTTAGCCTGGAATCTTAGCTACCATTCGAACTGAGGTCGTCAGCTCTTCAAGTTGTAGCCATGGGCGTAAATGCGCTACCGCAGAATAAGAACCTGGGCGGCCTGGTTGTTCTACAACCTCAATACGTGATTCAGCTAGTGGTGTTTTCGCTCGTTGCTCATTACCAATTGCACCAGCGTTAGTGTATTGGTCGATCCAAAGTTGCAGTTCACGTTGGATGTCTGGAGCTTCGAGGTTTGAGCCTAGTTTGTCACGGCCCATTACTTTCAAGTAGTGCGCGATACGGCCACTTGCCATGATGTAAGGTAGACGCGCAGAG
Encoded here:
- a CDS encoding type VI secretion system contractile sheath domain-containing protein, producing the protein MNLNIDSEWQRNFAGLDTTDNDFLKESLSLLSEIAPEALTSKGRLTVFLAQLITELDSGISKQLDEILHHNDFETLHGSWLGLEGLAKLPVNKQRTKLKLLDMDWSEISNDVNQAYTIKGSELYNKIGNKELNTLGGHPFGSIVFTHKISLDMDFDADYDDLFTLELLGKLGEVTLCPMLFSPDEQFFVQPTADWLSDTNRIEKILTGEDYKPWQELRQKASSKFVGLVMPSIRMRNCYKNAKVGFIYNEAGQGLWGNAAFAFAATMMREHHRVNWFGFLKSRWNDKAQGALVNLEHHDSQFLSRPETDVVLFGQISTFYAQNGFIPLTKSALSEKFYFNGNNSIWQSHSQTDNEKVLTQIQTSLMSCRIAHYLKVQVREMIGSFNTASECELFLTHWIEKFSSNVSFANEETLSKYPLSFAKISVTESPHHKGSFSCTLRIVPQYQYDHFTGEVVLTTELDEVA
- the tssE gene encoding type VI secretion system baseplate subunit TssE, encoding MSFWKTFVQPHENSGPNDDIEDIKYNLTKLLESEASLLEIDDRFIELQRSNFRYGIEDVQLLSASLDQAQLALRLESYIKHFEPRLTNVMVELGERKENENAIAFNIVAKAKTTQGETELVFDSKISLNDLRTLMAEDSYE